One genomic segment of Paenibacillus sp. FSL H8-0332 includes these proteins:
- a CDS encoding response regulator gives MYRVLIIDDEEPLREAIHILGDWEGLGVSEVREATDGKAGLELLRRERFDLVLVDMKMPELSGAELLQIAEQEFPDLLLIVISGYNDFEYTRQAIRSKVVDYLLKPVNRTDLNLALRKAVGVLEAKRKRESEFITRNITLNMSLPKLKEKMYLSIIDRSFKTQSNEAFLPLIGADGAASHFAVGLLRMLNLEQVRKERFHGDRDLLHFAVTNVMNENTDGQFESFSFASPKGEREFIAIFTMKGGYEADAAFLSLHHMKKAASTLKELFGIICAGGIGQPCSDSLSIAASYEQAKASLDTIDLLSLKGSLIAQGRAVNPVSRDNPSLTGRMPQIRSALESGNVNHARSILGEFIRKCQEAEGFTLGEADRTLQGFLLLLNEIAAGLDAMPPEIRSGKDSSLASLGILSDFASFGQFAGVLHDIFDRYAGEISRTVAGDRSGVLENIKAYIDNHYFEDIKISMFTEQYFLSREYLMKLFKGQYGYGIHEYVQKVRMDKAKVLLTDPALKIQDISEMLGYKDKNYFSKAFRNYYDCSPSEFRLQLPGVEK, from the coding sequence ATGTATAGAGTGCTGATTATTGATGATGAGGAGCCGCTGCGCGAAGCGATCCATATCCTGGGGGATTGGGAGGGCCTCGGTGTCAGTGAGGTGCGGGAGGCGACAGACGGGAAGGCAGGACTTGAGCTGCTGCGCCGTGAGCGGTTCGATCTGGTGCTGGTTGATATGAAAATGCCGGAGCTGAGCGGAGCAGAGCTGCTGCAGATTGCCGAGCAGGAATTCCCGGACCTGCTGCTGATTGTGATCAGCGGCTATAATGATTTCGAGTATACGCGCCAGGCCATCCGTTCGAAGGTGGTGGATTACCTGCTGAAGCCGGTGAACCGCACAGACCTTAACCTTGCGCTGCGCAAGGCGGTGGGGGTGCTGGAGGCCAAGCGGAAGCGGGAGAGCGAGTTCATAACCCGCAATATTACGCTCAATATGTCGCTTCCGAAGCTGAAGGAGAAGATGTATCTGTCCATCATTGACCGGAGCTTCAAGACCCAGTCCAATGAGGCTTTTCTCCCGCTGATCGGGGCGGACGGGGCGGCGAGCCACTTCGCTGTCGGCCTTCTGCGGATGCTTAATCTGGAACAGGTACGTAAGGAAAGATTCCATGGGGACCGGGATCTGCTGCATTTTGCCGTAACGAATGTGATGAACGAGAACACGGACGGGCAGTTCGAGTCGTTCAGCTTCGCCAGCCCCAAGGGGGAGCGCGAGTTCATTGCCATCTTCACTATGAAGGGCGGTTATGAAGCAGATGCGGCCTTCCTGTCGCTGCACCATATGAAGAAAGCAGCCTCCACCTTGAAGGAGCTGTTCGGAATCATCTGTGCCGGGGGAATCGGGCAGCCTTGCAGCGATTCGCTCAGCATTGCCGCTTCTTATGAGCAGGCCAAAGCATCACTAGATACGATCGACCTGCTCAGCCTGAAGGGCAGCCTGATCGCACAGGGCAGAGCAGTGAACCCGGTATCGCGGGATAATCCCTCCCTGACCGGACGGATGCCGCAGATCCGCAGCGCGCTGGAGAGCGGGAATGTGAATCATGCGCGCAGCATCCTCGGCGAATTCATCCGCAAATGCCAGGAGGCGGAAGGTTTCACGCTCGGGGAGGCGGACCGGACCCTGCAAGGGTTCCTGTTGCTGTTAAATGAAATTGCAGCAGGGCTGGATGCCATGCCGCCGGAGATCCGCAGCGGGAAGGACAGCAGCCTGGCATCCCTGGGCATCCTCAGTGATTTTGCCTCCTTCGGGCAGTTTGCGGGCGTGCTTCATGACATCTTCGACCGTTATGCGGGAGAGATCAGCCGGACGGTGGCCGGAGACCGCAGCGGCGTGCTGGAGAATATTAAGGCATACATTGATAACCATTATTTCGAGGACATTAAGATATCGATGTTCACGGAACAATATTTCTTGAGCAGAGAGTATTTGATGAAGCTGTTCAAGGGACAATATGGCTATGGTATTCACGAGTATGTGCAAAAGGTAAGGATGGACAAAGCCAAAGTACTGCTGACCGATCCTGCCCTCAAAATTCAGGATATCTCTGAAATGCTGGGATACAAGGACAAGAACTATTTCAGCAAGGCGTTCCGCAATTACTATGATTGCTCCCCTTCTGAATTCCGGCTGCAGCTGCCAGGGGTAGAAAAGTGA
- a CDS encoding sugar ABC transporter substrate-binding protein, protein MLKRFMALSASLLLVGGLLAGCGGNNNNNAANNTGGAAGAGNTPTDSSKPVTINMFTASPEYTDAFNAYIAEYKKVKPNVTINLEIMQADYNTVLKSKIAAGSTPDVFQTTAGGDIDTFAEYSADLTNEPLAAAMTDAVRSNMSSTDGKVLGLPVKGNLFVLMYNKKLLADAGITEVPKTTAEMDDAITKLEAKGITPFANAYKEWWVWKHIFQHFVDAAATDAGTDAKTLVADFIAGKTTFKDHPVLKDNFFSFIDTTVKHGTDKPLERDSNAEVSDFALGKTAFMTGKGAWDEEAIKKITPDFDLGIAGYPVSDKPEQSQIITGADQALRINKDSAVAAETIEFFNWLYTSDYGKSWFSNVAKVIPPIKDAPMPDLQMPKEMEEILKTEKSGDLSVNYSLDTFHQKFGELMQAYIGGSKTKDQAIDEIQKAWIQFGSAE, encoded by the coding sequence ATGTTAAAACGATTCATGGCATTATCTGCGAGTCTGCTGCTGGTGGGCGGACTGCTGGCCGGTTGCGGCGGAAATAACAACAATAATGCCGCTAACAACACGGGTGGAGCAGCCGGAGCAGGCAATACGCCTACGGATTCCTCCAAGCCCGTCACGATTAATATGTTCACCGCCTCGCCCGAATACACGGATGCCTTCAATGCTTATATTGCGGAATACAAGAAGGTTAAGCCGAATGTTACGATCAATCTGGAAATCATGCAGGCGGACTACAATACGGTGCTGAAATCCAAAATTGCCGCAGGCAGCACACCGGATGTGTTCCAGACCACGGCGGGCGGGGATATCGATACTTTTGCCGAATACAGCGCTGACTTGACCAATGAGCCACTGGCCGCAGCGATGACGGATGCAGTCCGCTCGAACATGAGCTCTACAGATGGCAAAGTCCTCGGACTGCCGGTGAAGGGCAACCTGTTCGTCCTGATGTACAACAAGAAGCTGCTGGCGGATGCCGGCATCACGGAAGTGCCTAAGACAACAGCTGAAATGGACGATGCGATTACCAAGCTTGAAGCCAAGGGCATCACACCCTTCGCCAACGCCTATAAAGAGTGGTGGGTATGGAAGCATATCTTCCAGCACTTCGTAGACGCCGCAGCCACCGATGCCGGAACCGATGCCAAGACGCTCGTAGCGGACTTCATCGCCGGGAAGACGACCTTCAAGGATCATCCGGTGCTGAAGGACAACTTCTTCAGCTTCATTGACACAACCGTTAAGCATGGCACAGACAAGCCGCTTGAACGCGACAGCAATGCTGAGGTCAGTGATTTCGCCTTGGGCAAAACAGCCTTCATGACCGGTAAAGGCGCGTGGGATGAAGAAGCGATTAAGAAAATCACCCCTGACTTTGACCTCGGCATCGCCGGGTACCCTGTCAGTGACAAGCCGGAGCAATCCCAGATTATCACCGGTGCCGACCAGGCACTGCGGATCAATAAGGATTCTGCGGTAGCAGCGGAAACGATTGAATTCTTCAACTGGCTGTATACTTCCGACTACGGGAAGAGCTGGTTCTCTAACGTAGCGAAGGTCATTCCTCCAATCAAGGATGCCCCGATGCCTGACTTGCAAATGCCTAAGGAAATGGAAGAAATCCTGAAGACGGAGAAATCCGGCGACCTGTCGGTGAACTACTCTCTGGATACGTTCCACCAGAAATTCGGTGAGCTGATGCAGGCTTATATCGGCGGCAGCAAGACGAAGGATCAGGCGATTGACGAAATTCAGAAGGCCTGGATCCAATTCGGGTCTGCGGAATAA
- a CDS encoding sugar ABC transporter permease, whose amino-acid sequence MLKTLGKRWREKFEFGIFTLPVLICIAVAFYIPFAMTIRYSMTKWNGISKHPKFVGLDNFKQIFAGDTNFSDAAWFTIKYAVLYIVIVNVLAILLAVLLDMKLRSTSWLRAAFFIPYILSLVIVGFIWKFIFMQGFNSLGESTGWAIFDLSWLGTPGLAFISILGVSIWQSIGFYLVIYIAGLQSVPEDLKEAATVDGAGPLRRFFSITLPLLAPSITISVFMALTNSIKVFDVILSLTGGGPGGTTYSIAYDIYRDTFQNNLYGYGTAKALILFLAVLAVTIIQLTVFKRREVEA is encoded by the coding sequence ATGTTAAAAACACTCGGCAAAAGATGGCGCGAGAAATTCGAATTCGGAATCTTTACTCTCCCGGTTCTGATCTGTATCGCTGTAGCCTTCTATATTCCCTTCGCCATGACCATCCGCTATTCGATGACCAAGTGGAACGGGATCTCCAAGCACCCCAAGTTCGTCGGCCTGGATAATTTCAAGCAGATCTTCGCAGGCGATACCAACTTCTCGGATGCCGCCTGGTTCACGATTAAATATGCGGTGCTCTACATTGTCATAGTCAACGTGCTGGCGATTCTGCTGGCGGTGCTGCTGGACATGAAGCTGAGAAGCACCTCCTGGCTGAGAGCGGCCTTCTTCATCCCGTATATCCTCAGTCTGGTCATTGTCGGCTTCATCTGGAAATTCATCTTCATGCAGGGCTTCAACTCGCTGGGCGAGAGCACAGGCTGGGCGATCTTCGATCTAAGCTGGCTCGGGACACCGGGTCTGGCCTTCATCTCCATCTTGGGCGTATCCATCTGGCAGTCCATCGGGTTCTATCTAGTCATTTACATTGCCGGTCTGCAATCTGTGCCTGAGGATCTCAAGGAAGCTGCTACGGTTGACGGTGCCGGACCGCTGAGACGATTCTTCAGCATTACGCTGCCGCTGCTTGCCCCATCGATCACGATCTCTGTGTTCATGGCGCTCACCAATTCGATCAAGGTGTTCGATGTCATCCTGTCACTGACCGGCGGCGGTCCCGGCGGAACTACGTATAGTATCGCTTATGATATCTACCGGGATACATTCCAGAACAACCTGTACGGCTACGGTACAGCCAAAGCGCTCATTCTGTTCCTTGCCGTGCTTGCCGTAACGATCATCCAGCTGACCGTCTTTAAACGGAGAGAGGTAGAGGCCTAA
- a CDS encoding histidine kinase produces MRKVWVKLIEPIMARVSRRLANKLILLFTIIIILVVSSLTYISYSMLQRESVDNSMASTGNNLLLVGRNLESYLSGIEQLSLPQISYDEFNYALLHESEDYSSRMYVEDYLRNLYFSRNDLEAVYLYVIKEQKYYYVTKENYNITVRVSEHPPVDDLPWYKRALKSPYNRSYQSFVEEQPASLNSADYPVNHNKVFMGYHRLIRSIVSREPQAVLSLYLNSSVTDEIMRDIPFSTGEHLMYISPDGEPFKVDDKQFYRESKEAGLAKLLTPEQKGRVTWSDKEQKYLVIYDISQKEGWKLVKPIPYTQIYEAATTTRTLSVGIGLLFLIVSVVLVSFTSNRITHPLKNLSLQMQRFSTGSFDAQAAVAGKDEIAYLSRHFNKMVEKTNELINERYKMKIVEKNAVLKALEAEINPHFLYNALQAISTKALKNNNDDIVEMVDNLALTLRYCISGKDVVLAREELRHIERYLALQKARFGNRMQVVYAWDESLMELRIPKLSIQTLVENCIKHALEKVSSTVTITIEAHITGTHSVISVLDDGPGISGERLEQVLNSLQIQWEDRAADTAEEDGMESIGLKNLNTRLKLLYGEESGLVIHSTEEGTRMDMRLPRGGVGQHV; encoded by the coding sequence ATGAGAAAAGTGTGGGTTAAGCTGATCGAGCCTATAATGGCGCGGGTGTCCCGACGCCTGGCTAACAAGCTGATTCTGTTATTTACGATTATCATCATCCTGGTGGTCAGTTCACTCACCTACATATCCTATAGCATGCTGCAGCGGGAATCGGTCGATAACAGCATGGCCAGTACGGGCAATAATTTGCTTCTGGTCGGACGGAATCTGGAGAGCTATCTAAGCGGGATTGAGCAATTGTCTCTGCCGCAGATCTCCTACGATGAGTTCAATTATGCGCTTTTGCATGAATCGGAAGACTACAGCTCCCGGATGTACGTGGAGGATTATCTGCGGAATCTGTATTTTTCGCGCAATGATCTGGAGGCTGTATATCTCTATGTAATTAAGGAGCAGAAGTATTATTATGTCACCAAGGAGAACTATAACATCACCGTCCGGGTATCCGAGCATCCGCCTGTTGATGACCTGCCGTGGTATAAGCGGGCGCTTAAGAGTCCGTACAACCGTTCCTATCAGTCGTTTGTGGAGGAGCAGCCGGCCAGCTTGAACAGCGCCGATTATCCCGTTAACCATAACAAGGTGTTCATGGGCTACCACCGGCTGATCCGCTCCATCGTGTCGCGCGAGCCGCAGGCGGTGTTGTCGCTGTATCTGAATTCCTCCGTGACGGATGAGATTATGCGGGATATCCCGTTCAGCACCGGAGAGCATCTGATGTATATCAGCCCGGACGGGGAGCCTTTCAAGGTGGATGACAAGCAGTTCTACCGGGAGAGCAAGGAGGCGGGATTGGCGAAGCTGCTGACACCGGAGCAGAAGGGGCGCGTAACCTGGTCAGACAAGGAGCAGAAGTACCTGGTAATCTACGATATCAGTCAAAAGGAAGGCTGGAAGCTCGTCAAGCCGATTCCCTACACCCAGATCTATGAGGCGGCGACAACGACACGTACGTTAAGTGTGGGGATTGGCCTGCTGTTCCTGATCGTCTCTGTAGTGCTGGTTAGCTTCACCTCGAACCGGATTACCCATCCGCTGAAGAATCTGTCGCTCCAGATGCAGCGGTTCAGTACCGGGAGCTTCGATGCACAGGCTGCGGTTGCGGGCAAGGATGAGATCGCCTACCTGTCGCGCCATTTCAACAAGATGGTCGAGAAGACGAATGAGCTGATCAATGAACGCTATAAAATGAAAATCGTTGAAAAGAACGCCGTCCTGAAAGCCCTGGAGGCCGAGATTAATCCCCATTTCCTGTACAATGCGCTCCAGGCGATCTCCACCAAGGCGCTCAAGAACAACAACGATGATATTGTCGAGATGGTGGACAACCTGGCCCTAACCCTGCGATACTGCATTAGCGGCAAGGATGTTGTGCTGGCAAGGGAGGAACTGCGGCATATCGAGCGGTATCTGGCCTTGCAGAAGGCGCGGTTCGGGAACCGGATGCAGGTGGTATACGCCTGGGATGAGAGCCTGATGGAGCTGCGAATCCCCAAGCTGTCGATCCAGACGCTGGTGGAGAACTGCATCAAGCATGCGCTGGAAAAGGTATCGAGTACGGTTACCATCACCATTGAGGCGCATATCACCGGCACTCACAGCGTGATCTCCGTGCTGGATGACGGGCCGGGCATCAGCGGAGAACGGCTGGAGCAGGTGCTGAATTCACTTCAGATCCAGTGGGAGGACCGCGCAGCGGACACTGCCGAAGAGGACGGCATGGAGAGTATCGGGCTGAAGAATCTGAATACCCGGCTGAAGCTGTTGTATGGAGAAGAGTCGGGTCTGGTCATTCATAGTACAGAAGAGGGAACACGAATGGATATGCGGTTGCCGCGGGGAGGAGTAGGACAACATGTATAG
- a CDS encoding carbohydrate ABC transporter permease translates to MTTNHNKAGKIILEVILVLLSLLFLYPLFLTIINSLKSFGEVMTDVIALPQKLTFSNYAYVWEFINYPRLFLNNFIITGVGLLGIVFISSIAAYKLARTKTRWSGVLYFLCIMPMLIPFQSIMLTVLQTAKNLNLSESTWGLGLLYWGFGAPLAVFIYHGFVKGIPTEIDESATIDGASGFRLFFSVIFPLLKSVTTTIVIIDVMWIWNDFLLPLLMVNGSPETKTLTLAAYTFVGQYTSDWQYAMTAMVMAVLPSIVVFIFLQKYIVKGVVAGAVKG, encoded by the coding sequence ATGACAACCAACCACAACAAGGCAGGCAAGATCATCCTGGAGGTTATTCTGGTCCTCTTGTCTCTGCTGTTCCTGTACCCGCTATTCCTGACGATTATCAATTCGCTCAAAAGCTTCGGCGAGGTCATGACCGATGTCATCGCCCTGCCGCAGAAGCTGACCTTCAGCAACTACGCCTATGTCTGGGAGTTCATCAACTATCCGCGGCTGTTCCTGAATAACTTCATCATTACCGGTGTCGGCCTGCTCGGTATTGTATTCATCTCCTCCATCGCCGCCTATAAGCTGGCCCGGACCAAAACCAGATGGAGCGGTGTCCTGTACTTCCTGTGCATTATGCCGATGCTGATCCCGTTCCAGTCGATCATGCTGACGGTCCTCCAGACCGCCAAGAACCTGAACCTGTCGGAGAGCACCTGGGGACTGGGTCTCCTGTATTGGGGCTTCGGCGCTCCGCTGGCGGTGTTCATCTATCACGGCTTCGTGAAGGGAATCCCAACGGAGATTGATGAGAGCGCGACGATTGACGGCGCTTCCGGCTTCCGCCTGTTCTTCAGCGTGATCTTCCCGCTGCTGAAATCGGTCACCACGACCATTGTCATCATTGATGTCATGTGGATCTGGAATGACTTCCTGCTCCCGCTGCTGATGGTCAATGGTTCGCCGGAGACGAAAACGTTAACGCTGGCCGCTTACACCTTCGTGGGCCAGTATACCTCGGACTGGCAGTATGCCATGACCGCTATGGTAATGGCGGTGCTTCCTTCGATCGTGGTCTTCATCTTCCTGCAGAAATACATTGTGAAGGGCGTTGTGGCAGGGGCGGTTAAGGGCTGA
- a CDS encoding beta-galactosidase, producing the protein MKYTIQAGVSPKKIYPSTLRLGGSNPQGDELSFTNYYMELNGKPYFAICGEFHYSRYPEADWESEIRKLKLSGINVVATYIFWNHHEELEGEFEWAGNRNLRRFVELCRENGLYVILRVGPFCHGEVKNGGLPDWLFGREFAVRSNDEGYLKYVNRLFREIGNQSDGQMFKDGGPVIGIQLENELNAAAALWEETAKQGDEYLSGGASGEAGSEHMRLLKKVAVDSGLIAPIYTSTGWGEAPFLEDEVLPLYGGYAYTPWSISDPNQVQKPTPEYVFVNFHDDKAPGGEFNPPYARTKYPFACCEMGGGMQTWYLSRFQVEPESVIAMTLMKLAGGCNFIGYYMFHGGTNPVGRTGYLNESTTPKLTYDFQAPIGEFGQIRESNHLLRPLHYFLRRFADRLAPLATVLPEGAEAVTPEDAHTLRYAVRTDGKSGFLFVNNYQDHVEMDTHEEVVFTVELGEETLSFPQRSKLTVQPKASFLLPFNFALDGLNLKSATAQPVTVVESEEAATYFFSMPEGVDGEFQIDAAAGILDVTADAGDVAENGGYNVLIPHDQSSMIVIRRDEAREVRIYAMSAREAAALWELEENGQNRIIFSPAPPVQTPDGMEFISPGHHAFTFREYTGGAEAATQWNTAQADATVSAHTGGWFQAYEVQVPQKEVAVTLRRIQDHKVVLQLPEDVLESTEEVLLSIDYTGNVGYAFAAGQLFHDHFYNGLPWEIGLSRFREVLRRGEIVLETTPRRTGAVKLADDAAMAVEKVFEGEAVAVFHSVTATKVYRIALRR; encoded by the coding sequence ATGAAATATACGATACAGGCTGGAGTGTCTCCCAAAAAAATCTACCCGTCCACACTGCGGCTGGGCGGGAGCAACCCCCAAGGGGACGAGCTCAGCTTCACCAATTATTATATGGAGCTGAACGGCAAGCCCTACTTCGCCATCTGCGGGGAATTCCATTATTCACGGTATCCCGAAGCGGACTGGGAGAGCGAGATCCGCAAGCTGAAGCTGTCGGGAATTAACGTGGTTGCGACTTATATTTTCTGGAATCATCATGAAGAGCTGGAAGGGGAGTTCGAATGGGCGGGCAACCGCAACCTCCGGCGATTCGTGGAGCTGTGCCGGGAGAATGGCCTATACGTCATCCTGCGTGTGGGTCCGTTCTGTCATGGCGAGGTCAAGAACGGCGGACTGCCGGACTGGCTGTTCGGGCGTGAATTCGCGGTTCGCTCCAATGACGAGGGCTACCTGAAGTATGTGAACCGACTGTTCCGGGAAATCGGCAATCAGTCTGATGGGCAGATGTTCAAGGATGGCGGCCCGGTGATCGGGATTCAGCTGGAGAATGAGCTGAATGCTGCGGCCGCTCTCTGGGAAGAGACCGCCAAGCAGGGTGACGAATATCTCAGCGGCGGCGCAAGCGGGGAAGCCGGATCGGAGCATATGCGTCTGCTTAAGAAGGTTGCGGTGGATTCCGGTCTGATCGCTCCGATCTATACCAGCACCGGCTGGGGCGAGGCGCCGTTCCTGGAGGATGAGGTGCTTCCGCTGTATGGCGGGTATGCATATACTCCGTGGAGCATCAGTGATCCGAATCAGGTCCAGAAGCCAACGCCGGAATATGTATTCGTGAACTTCCATGATGACAAGGCGCCGGGCGGCGAATTCAATCCGCCGTATGCGCGGACGAAATACCCGTTCGCCTGCTGTGAGATGGGCGGCGGGATGCAGACCTGGTATCTGTCCCGGTTCCAGGTGGAGCCGGAAAGTGTAATTGCCATGACCTTAATGAAGCTTGCCGGGGGCTGCAACTTCATCGGGTATTATATGTTCCACGGCGGAACGAATCCGGTGGGAAGAACGGGATACCTGAACGAGAGCACCACCCCGAAGCTGACCTATGACTTCCAGGCGCCGATTGGCGAATTCGGCCAAATTCGCGAGTCGAATCATCTGCTTCGTCCGCTTCATTATTTCCTGCGCCGGTTCGCAGACCGGCTTGCACCGCTGGCAACTGTGCTTCCCGAGGGGGCAGAAGCAGTTACGCCGGAGGATGCGCATACGCTGCGTTATGCAGTCCGCACGGACGGCAAGTCCGGGTTCCTGTTCGTCAATAATTATCAGGACCATGTGGAGATGGATACGCATGAGGAGGTTGTGTTTACGGTAGAGCTGGGAGAGGAGACGCTAAGCTTCCCGCAGCGGAGTAAGCTGACGGTTCAGCCCAAGGCTTCCTTCCTGCTGCCGTTCAACTTCGCACTGGATGGTCTGAATCTTAAGTCTGCTACAGCCCAGCCTGTAACGGTTGTCGAAAGCGAGGAAGCGGCTACCTACTTCTTCTCCATGCCAGAGGGGGTAGACGGTGAGTTCCAGATCGACGCGGCTGCTGGCATTCTTGATGTGACTGCGGATGCCGGGGACGTAGCAGAGAATGGCGGCTACAATGTGCTGATTCCGCATGACCAATCTTCGATGATTGTGATCCGGCGGGACGAAGCCAGAGAAGTCCGCATCTATGCAATGAGCGCTCGTGAAGCTGCGGCTCTGTGGGAGCTTGAGGAGAACGGTCAGAACCGCATCATCTTCTCACCGGCTCCTCCTGTTCAGACCCCGGACGGGATGGAATTCATCAGCCCGGGACATCATGCGTTCACATTCCGCGAATACACGGGTGGAGCTGAGGCGGCAACGCAGTGGAATACAGCGCAGGCGGATGCAACGGTCAGCGCACATACAGGAGGCTGGTTCCAGGCTTATGAGGTACAGGTACCGCAGAAGGAAGTCGCGGTTACGCTGCGCCGGATTCAGGACCACAAGGTTGTCCTCCAGTTGCCCGAGGATGTCCTCGAGAGCACGGAAGAAGTACTGCTGAGCATCGACTATACCGGAAATGTAGGCTATGCCTTCGCTGCCGGACAACTGTTCCACGACCATTTCTATAACGGCTTGCCGTGGGAAATCGGCCTGTCCCGGTTCCGGGAGGTGCTGCGCCGGGGTGAGATTGTGCTGGAGACCACGCCGCGCCGCACCGGTGCCGTCAAGCTGGCCGACGATGCCGCCATGGCCGTGGAGAAGGTATTCGAGGGCGAAGCCGTTGCCGTGTTCCATAGTGTGACCGCTACGAAGGTGTACCGGATCGCGCTTAGACGGTAA
- a CDS encoding alpha-galactosidase, translating to MDSRLIDIAENGLYLTIEITGEQDVRLLHFGAAPLEAGSIEDKQMASFRLLELQLSGEDRAEYHGRTHRASYPGLRMVYDGHKDTVNPLGRKLELTLADPLTGVKAVQHYQFYSGVQIVRSWTVLINEGDAEAAVEYLSSFALTGVDKEGNGDRNDKIEVSIAHSGWQSELQWKSYSLPELGMSHLADRGSKRIAASNTGSWSAAELLPMAVLRNKESGSSLFWQIEHNGSWHWELTDQADQLTLLVSGPTEHDNHWWLKLAPGEAFTSVPVAAGVVEGGFGEAAEQLTAYRRLIRRPNEDNELLRVIFNDYMNCLWGSPTTERLLPLIDAAAEVGCEYFCIDAGWYAPGEWWDGVGEWEPSAERFPEGIKYVLDVIRSKGMIPGLWLELEVMGINSPKLAETDDSWFFMRHGKRVKDRSRYQLDYRNPAVIKHADSVIARLVGEYGVGYIKMDYNINAGIGTETAADSFGDGLLQHNRAYLAWLDSIFARYPQLVIENCSSGGMRMDYAMLSRHSIQSTSDQEDYVKYAAIAAGSPAALTPEQSAVWSYPLREGDDEEVIFNMVNSLLLRVHQSGHLAELTPRRRALVKEALDYYKSIRAHIPQAFAFWPLGLPDSGGEWVSFGLRHGDIRFIAVWRIAGEAAAVRLPVPELRGRDAEARCAYPEAHGSQWSWDAVEGSLSVTLPAGKTARLFELRS from the coding sequence ATGGACAGCAGGCTCATAGACATAGCCGAGAACGGGCTTTATCTTACGATTGAAATTACTGGGGAGCAGGATGTGCGGCTGCTGCATTTTGGCGCAGCGCCGCTGGAAGCAGGGAGCATAGAAGACAAGCAGATGGCAAGCTTCCGGCTGCTGGAGCTGCAGCTGTCGGGGGAAGACCGGGCGGAATATCACGGGCGGACGCACCGCGCGTCTTATCCGGGATTGCGGATGGTGTATGACGGGCATAAGGACACGGTGAATCCGCTGGGGCGGAAGCTGGAACTAACGCTGGCTGACCCGCTGACGGGTGTGAAGGCAGTACAGCATTATCAGTTCTATTCTGGCGTGCAGATTGTGCGCTCATGGACAGTACTGATTAATGAAGGCGACGCAGAAGCGGCTGTGGAGTACCTGTCTTCGTTCGCACTTACAGGAGTGGACAAGGAGGGCAACGGAGACCGGAATGACAAAATCGAAGTGAGTATTGCTCACAGCGGGTGGCAGAGTGAGCTGCAGTGGAAAAGCTACAGCCTGCCCGAGCTGGGTATGTCCCATCTCGCTGACCGTGGCTCGAAACGGATTGCCGCCAGCAATACCGGGTCCTGGTCAGCGGCGGAGCTGCTGCCAATGGCCGTGCTGCGCAATAAGGAGAGCGGGAGCAGCCTGTTCTGGCAGATTGAACATAACGGCTCCTGGCACTGGGAGCTGACGGATCAGGCCGACCAGCTCACGCTGCTGGTCAGCGGTCCTACGGAGCATGACAACCACTGGTGGCTGAAGCTCGCCCCCGGCGAAGCGTTCACCTCCGTGCCGGTGGCCGCAGGTGTAGTAGAGGGCGGGTTCGGAGAGGCGGCAGAGCAGCTTACCGCGTACCGGCGGCTGATCCGCAGACCGAATGAGGATAATGAGCTGTTGCGGGTGATTTTCAACGACTACATGAACTGCCTGTGGGGAAGCCCGACAACGGAGAGGCTATTGCCGCTGATTGATGCTGCTGCCGAGGTCGGCTGTGAATACTTCTGCATCGACGCGGGCTGGTATGCTCCCGGTGAATGGTGGGACGGGGTCGGGGAGTGGGAGCCTTCGGCTGAGCGCTTCCCGGAAGGTATCAAGTACGTGCTGGATGTAATCCGCAGCAAGGGGATGATTCCGGGTCTGTGGCTGGAGCTGGAGGTGATGGGCATCAACAGTCCGAAGCTTGCGGAGACCGACGACAGCTGGTTCTTCATGCGCCATGGCAAGCGGGTCAAGGACCGCAGCCGCTATCAGCTCGATTACCGTAATCCGGCGGTCATCAAGCATGCTGACAGCGTGATTGCCCGGCTGGTCGGGGAATACGGCGTCGGGTATATCAAGATGGACTATAATATCAATGCTGGAATTGGTACGGAGACGGCAGCGGACAGCTTCGGGGACGGTCTATTGCAGCATAACCGTGCCTATCTGGCTTGGCTGGACAGTATCTTCGCCCGTTATCCGCAGCTCGTCATCGAGAACTGCTCCAGCGGCGGGATGCGGATGGACTATGCCATGCTCAGCCGCCACAGCATCCAGTCCACCAGTGACCAGGAGGATTATGTGAAGTATGCTGCCATTGCCGCAGGTTCTCCGGCTGCACTGACTCCCGAGCAATCGGCGGTCTGGTCGTACCCGCTGCGCGAAGGTGACGATGAAGAGGTCATTTTCAATATGGTTAACTCGCTGCTGCTTCGCGTCCACCAGAGTGGTCATCTGGCTGAGTTAACGCCAAGACGCCGGGCGCTGGTGAAGGAGGCACTGGATTATTACAAGTCTATCCGCGCCCACATTCCGCAAGCCTTCGCCTTCTGGCCGCTCGGTCTGCCCGACAGTGGCGGGGAATGGGTCAGCTTCGGCCTGCGTCATGGAGACATCCGCTTTATCGCTGTATGGCGGATTGCCGGAGAAGCGGCGGCGGTCAGGCTGCCTGTTCCTGAGCTGAGGGGACGCGATGCGGAGGCCCGGTGTGCGTATCCTGAGGCGCACGGGTCGCAGTGGAGCTGGGACGCTGTGGAAGGCAGCTTGAGCGTTACGCTGCCCGCAGGCAAGACTGCCAGGCTGTTTGAGCTTCGTTCGTAG